A portion of the Doryrhamphus excisus isolate RoL2022-K1 chromosome 20, RoL_Dexc_1.0, whole genome shotgun sequence genome contains these proteins:
- the mrpl14 gene encoding large ribosomal subunit protein uL14m: MAMRQFTRLLSGLSAEKSCLNHPRSFSVSAVSAAIQKMTRVRVVDNSSLGNTPYHRPPRVIHVYTKNGVGKVGDKVLLAIKGQKKAALIVGHKMPGKPMTPRFDSNNVVLIEDNGNPTGTRIKVPIPTHLRKMEGDYSKLLAIASSFV, from the exons ATGGCGATGCGTCAGTTTACAAGGTTGCTGTCTGGGCTCTCCGCCGAGAAGTCGTGCTTAAATCATCCGAGGTCATTTAG TGTGTCAGCTGTATCAGCCGCCATTCAGAAGATGACCAGAGTGCGAGTGGTGGATAACAGCTCACTTGGAAATACACCATACCATCGGCCGCCAAGGGTGATACATGTCTACACCAAGAATGGCGTTGGTAAAGTTGGTGACAAAGTTTTGCTGGCCATCAAAGGACAGAAGAAGGCAGCACTAATTGTCGGTCACAAAATGCCCGGAAAACCCATGACTCCACGCTTTGATTCGAATAATGTCGTTCTAATTGAGGACAACGGGAACCCGACAGGAACAAGGATTAAGGTCCCAATACCTACACATTTACGTAAAATGGAAGGGGACTACTCAAAGCTGTTGGCAATTGCAAGTtcttttgtttga
- the tmem63ba gene encoding CSC1-like protein 2 isoform X2 has protein sequence MQAMILGMAILGAQACSDSQTCTTTTTPPNSSSKEYCYSARIRSTVLQGLPFGGVPTVLALDFMCFLVLLFVFSFLRKVAWDYGRLALVTDVDRRMDQRYSRLDEREYVSAAMTTEAPERYERLTSVSSSVDIDQRDTGFCSWLTAIFRIKDDEIREKCGEDAVHYLSFQRHIIGLLVVVGVLSVGIVLPVNFSGNLLENNAYSFGRTTIGNLDADDALLWLHTIFAFLYLLLTVYSMRRHTSKMHYREDDLVKRTLFVNGISKYAEETDIKQHFEQAYENCAVLEARICYNVARLMYLNSERKKAERSKKFFLDLQAKEHITTMINPKPCGHLCCCIIKGCEQEEAVSYYTKLEAQLKDGYRKEREKVNRKPLGMAFVTFQNESITAIILKDFNACKCQGCHCRREPQSSPFSEKLQTHNWTVSYAPDPHNVYWEHLSLGGFSWWIRCLIINCVLFLLLFFLTTPAIIISTMDKFNVTKPVEYLNNPIITQFFPTLLLWSFSALLPTIVYYSAFFEAHWTRSGENRTTMHKCYTFLIFMVLLLPSLGLSSLDLFFRWLFDKRFLADAKVRFECVFLPDNGAFFVNYVIASAFIGNAMDLLRIPGLLMYMIRLCLARSAAERRNVKRHQAYEFQFGAAYAWMMCVFTVVMTYSITCPIIVPFGLMYMLLKHLADRYNMYYAYLPSKLDKKIHSGAVNQVVAAPILCLFWLLFFSTMRSGFSAAISMFTFIVLIITITVCLSHVCFGHFKYLSAHNYKIDTDELEVTENGRTECTTDSNKAAMYIALVLQDRNSEEAGSGSGEDDGQGSSQDEEIINMENGLNEDFQSGEDSLIDNEVRH, from the exons ATGCAAGCCATGATATTAGGGATGGCCATCTTGGGGGCGCAGGCTTGTTCGGATTCGCAGACATGCACAACAACAACGACGCCACCCAATTCTTCCTCCAAAGAGTACTGCTACTCGGCAAGAATTCGCAGCACAGTGCTGCAGGGCTTACCCTTTGGTGGAGTACCGACTGTACTCGCCCTGGACTTTATGTGCTTTTTG GTCTTGCTATTTGTGTTCTCTTTCTTGAGAAAAGTAGCATGGGACTATGGACGCCTCGCTCTCGTGACTGACGTTGACAG GAGAATGGATCAGCGTTACAGTCGCCTGGATGAACGGGAATA CGTTTCCGCTGCAATGACGACAGAGGCACCTGAACGCTACGAGCGCCTCACCTCAGTTTCCAGTTCAGTGGACATAGATCAAAGAGACACG GGCTTCTGCTCCTGGCTTACCGCCATCTTCCGCATCAA GGACGATGAGATAAGGGAGAAATGTGGCGAGGATGCAGTACATTATTTGTCCTTCCAGCGCCACATCATCGGCCTACTCGTAGTGGTGGGGGTACTCTCTGTGGGCATTGTCTTGCCTGTAAACTTCTCTGGAAACCTACTTG AAAATAATGCTTATAGTTTTGGCAGAACTACAATAGGAAATCTGGATGCAGa TGATGCCCTTTTATGGCTGCACACCATATTTGCATTCCTCTACCTGCTACTGACGGTATACAGCATGAGACGACACACATCCAAGATGCATTACCGTGAGGATGACCTG GTAAAACGGACTTTATTTGTTAATGGAATCTCCAAATATGCGGAGGAGACAGACATAAAGCAACACTTTGA GCAGGCGTATGAAAACTGTGCCGTGCTGGAAGCCCGCATCTGTTACAATGTAGCCAGGCTGATGTATCTCAACTCTGAAAG GAAGAAGGCAGAACGCAGCAAGAAATTCTTCCTTGATCTGCAGGCCAAAGAGCACATAACCACCATGATAAACCCAAAGCCTTGTGGACATCTTTGCTGTTGCATCATCAAAGGTTGCGAACAG GAAGAAGCTGTTAGTTATTATACCAAGCTGGAAGCCCAATTAAAAGATGGCTACaggaaggagagagagaaggtCAACAGGAAACCTTTGGGAATGGCATTTGTAACCTTTCAAAACGAGTCCATAACTGCAAT AATCTTGAAGGACTTCAATGCCTGCAAATGTCAAGGCTGCCACTGTCGCAGAGAACCTCAGAGCTCTCCTTTCAGTGAGAAACTGCAGACACACAACTGGACTGTAAGCTACGCCCCTGATCCGCACAATGTCTACTG GGAACATTTATCGTTGGGAGGATTCTCGTGGTGGATCCGCTGCTTGATCATCAACTgtgtcctcttcctcctcctcttcttcctcactACGCCTGCCATCATTATCTCGACCATGGACAAGTTTAACGTTACCAAACCAGTGGAATACCTAAAC AATCCAATTATTACTCAGTTTTTCCCTACCCTCCTCCTGTGGTCCTTCTCTGCCTTACTTCCTACCATTGTCTACTACTCTGCCTTCTTCGAAGCCCACTGGACCCG GTCTGGAGAGAACAGAACTACTATGCATAAATGCTACACTTTCCTAATCTTTATGGTTCTTTTGCTGCCCTCGCTTGGTTTAAGCag TTTGGATCTTTTCTTCCGATGGCTTTTTGACAAACGATTCTTGGCAGACGCCAAAGTCAGATTTGA GTGTGTGTTCCTTCCCGACAATGGAGCCTTCTTTGTGAACTATGTTATTGCATCTGCGTTCATCGGTAATGCCATGGACCTGCTTAGGATCCCTGGTCTGCTCATGTACATGATCCGCCTTTGCCTAGCTCGATCTGCAGCTGAGCGGAGGAATGTCAAGAGG CATCAAGCCTACGAGTTCCAGTTTGGTGCGGCTTATGCTTGGATGATGTGTGTCTTCACAGTGGTTATGACTTACAGCATCACCTGCCCAATTATTGTCCCCTTCG GGCTGATGTACATGCTTCTCAAACACCTAGCAGACAGGTATAACATGTACTACGCCTACCTGCCTTCCAAACTGGACAAGAAGATTCATTCTGGAGCTGTCAACCAAGTCGTGGCTGCTCCAATTCTTTGTCTCTTCTGGCTTCTTTTCTTCTCCACTATGCGTTCTG GTTTTTCAGCTGCAATCTCCATGTTCACGTTCATAGTTTTGATCATCACAATTACTGTCTGCCTCTCTCATGTCTGCTTCGGACATTTCAAATATCTCAGTGCTCACAACTATAAG ATTGACACTGACGAATTGGAGGTGACTGAGAATGGGCGGACAGAGTGCACTACTGACTCCAACAAAGCAGCA ATGTACATTGCTCTGGTTCTGCAAGATCGAAACTCGGAGGAGGCCGGATCAGGTAGCGGCGAGGACGACGGTCAGGGGTCGTCGCAGGACGAGGAAATAATCAATATGGAAAATGGCCTGAACGAGGACTTCCAGTCTGGGGAAGACAGCCTCATTGATAATGAAGTGCGACACTGA
- the tmem63ba gene encoding CSC1-like protein 2 isoform X3: MQAMILGMAILGAQACSDSQTCTTTTTPPNSSSKEYCYSARIRSTVLQGLPFGGVPTVLALDFMCFLVLLFVFSFLRKVAWDYGRLALVTDVDSVSAAMTTEAPERYERLTSVSSSVDIDQRDTGFCSWLTAIFRIKDDEIREKCGEDAVHYLSFQRHIIGLLVVVGVLSVGIVLPVNFSGNLLENNAYSFGRTTIGNLDADDALLWLHTIFAFLYLLLTVYSMRRHTSKMHYREDDLVKRTLFVNGISKYAEETDIKQHFEQAYENCAVLEARICYNVARLMYLNSERKKAERSKKFFLDLQAKEHITTMINPKPCGHLCCCIIKGCEQEEAVSYYTKLEAQLKDGYRKEREKVNRKPLGMAFVTFQNESITAIILKDFNACKCQGCHCRREPQSSPFSEKLQTHNWTVSYAPDPHNVYWEHLSLGGFSWWIRCLIINCVLFLLLFFLTTPAIIISTMDKFNVTKPVEYLNNPIITQFFPTLLLWSFSALLPTIVYYSAFFEAHWTRSGENRTTMHKCYTFLIFMVLLLPSLGLSSLDLFFRWLFDKRFLADAKVRFECVFLPDNGAFFVNYVIASAFIGNAMDLLRIPGLLMYMIRLCLARSAAERRNVKRHQAYEFQFGAAYAWMMCVFTVVMTYSITCPIIVPFGLMYMLLKHLADRYNMYYAYLPSKLDKKIHSGAVNQVVAAPILCLFWLLFFSTMRSGFSAAISMFTFIVLIITITVCLSHVCFGHFKYLSAHNYKIDTDELEVTENGRTECTTDSNKAAQMYIALVLQDRNSEEAGSGSGEDDGQGSSQDEEIINMENGLNEDFQSGEDSLIDNEVRH, encoded by the exons ATGCAAGCCATGATATTAGGGATGGCCATCTTGGGGGCGCAGGCTTGTTCGGATTCGCAGACATGCACAACAACAACGACGCCACCCAATTCTTCCTCCAAAGAGTACTGCTACTCGGCAAGAATTCGCAGCACAGTGCTGCAGGGCTTACCCTTTGGTGGAGTACCGACTGTACTCGCCCTGGACTTTATGTGCTTTTTG GTCTTGCTATTTGTGTTCTCTTTCTTGAGAAAAGTAGCATGGGACTATGGACGCCTCGCTCTCGTGACTGACGTTGACAG CGTTTCCGCTGCAATGACGACAGAGGCACCTGAACGCTACGAGCGCCTCACCTCAGTTTCCAGTTCAGTGGACATAGATCAAAGAGACACG GGCTTCTGCTCCTGGCTTACCGCCATCTTCCGCATCAA GGACGATGAGATAAGGGAGAAATGTGGCGAGGATGCAGTACATTATTTGTCCTTCCAGCGCCACATCATCGGCCTACTCGTAGTGGTGGGGGTACTCTCTGTGGGCATTGTCTTGCCTGTAAACTTCTCTGGAAACCTACTTG AAAATAATGCTTATAGTTTTGGCAGAACTACAATAGGAAATCTGGATGCAGa TGATGCCCTTTTATGGCTGCACACCATATTTGCATTCCTCTACCTGCTACTGACGGTATACAGCATGAGACGACACACATCCAAGATGCATTACCGTGAGGATGACCTG GTAAAACGGACTTTATTTGTTAATGGAATCTCCAAATATGCGGAGGAGACAGACATAAAGCAACACTTTGA GCAGGCGTATGAAAACTGTGCCGTGCTGGAAGCCCGCATCTGTTACAATGTAGCCAGGCTGATGTATCTCAACTCTGAAAG GAAGAAGGCAGAACGCAGCAAGAAATTCTTCCTTGATCTGCAGGCCAAAGAGCACATAACCACCATGATAAACCCAAAGCCTTGTGGACATCTTTGCTGTTGCATCATCAAAGGTTGCGAACAG GAAGAAGCTGTTAGTTATTATACCAAGCTGGAAGCCCAATTAAAAGATGGCTACaggaaggagagagagaaggtCAACAGGAAACCTTTGGGAATGGCATTTGTAACCTTTCAAAACGAGTCCATAACTGCAAT AATCTTGAAGGACTTCAATGCCTGCAAATGTCAAGGCTGCCACTGTCGCAGAGAACCTCAGAGCTCTCCTTTCAGTGAGAAACTGCAGACACACAACTGGACTGTAAGCTACGCCCCTGATCCGCACAATGTCTACTG GGAACATTTATCGTTGGGAGGATTCTCGTGGTGGATCCGCTGCTTGATCATCAACTgtgtcctcttcctcctcctcttcttcctcactACGCCTGCCATCATTATCTCGACCATGGACAAGTTTAACGTTACCAAACCAGTGGAATACCTAAAC AATCCAATTATTACTCAGTTTTTCCCTACCCTCCTCCTGTGGTCCTTCTCTGCCTTACTTCCTACCATTGTCTACTACTCTGCCTTCTTCGAAGCCCACTGGACCCG GTCTGGAGAGAACAGAACTACTATGCATAAATGCTACACTTTCCTAATCTTTATGGTTCTTTTGCTGCCCTCGCTTGGTTTAAGCag TTTGGATCTTTTCTTCCGATGGCTTTTTGACAAACGATTCTTGGCAGACGCCAAAGTCAGATTTGA GTGTGTGTTCCTTCCCGACAATGGAGCCTTCTTTGTGAACTATGTTATTGCATCTGCGTTCATCGGTAATGCCATGGACCTGCTTAGGATCCCTGGTCTGCTCATGTACATGATCCGCCTTTGCCTAGCTCGATCTGCAGCTGAGCGGAGGAATGTCAAGAGG CATCAAGCCTACGAGTTCCAGTTTGGTGCGGCTTATGCTTGGATGATGTGTGTCTTCACAGTGGTTATGACTTACAGCATCACCTGCCCAATTATTGTCCCCTTCG GGCTGATGTACATGCTTCTCAAACACCTAGCAGACAGGTATAACATGTACTACGCCTACCTGCCTTCCAAACTGGACAAGAAGATTCATTCTGGAGCTGTCAACCAAGTCGTGGCTGCTCCAATTCTTTGTCTCTTCTGGCTTCTTTTCTTCTCCACTATGCGTTCTG GTTTTTCAGCTGCAATCTCCATGTTCACGTTCATAGTTTTGATCATCACAATTACTGTCTGCCTCTCTCATGTCTGCTTCGGACATTTCAAATATCTCAGTGCTCACAACTATAAG ATTGACACTGACGAATTGGAGGTGACTGAGAATGGGCGGACAGAGTGCACTACTGACTCCAACAAAGCAGCA cagATGTACATTGCTCTGGTTCTGCAAGATCGAAACTCGGAGGAGGCCGGATCAGGTAGCGGCGAGGACGACGGTCAGGGGTCGTCGCAGGACGAGGAAATAATCAATATGGAAAATGGCCTGAACGAGGACTTCCAGTCTGGGGAAGACAGCCTCATTGATAATGAAGTGCGACACTGA
- the tmem63ba gene encoding CSC1-like protein 2 isoform X1, with protein sequence MQAMILGMAILGAQACSDSQTCTTTTTPPNSSSKEYCYSARIRSTVLQGLPFGGVPTVLALDFMCFLVLLFVFSFLRKVAWDYGRLALVTDVDRRMDQRYSRLDEREYVSAAMTTEAPERYERLTSVSSSVDIDQRDTGFCSWLTAIFRIKDDEIREKCGEDAVHYLSFQRHIIGLLVVVGVLSVGIVLPVNFSGNLLENNAYSFGRTTIGNLDADDALLWLHTIFAFLYLLLTVYSMRRHTSKMHYREDDLVKRTLFVNGISKYAEETDIKQHFEQAYENCAVLEARICYNVARLMYLNSERKKAERSKKFFLDLQAKEHITTMINPKPCGHLCCCIIKGCEQEEAVSYYTKLEAQLKDGYRKEREKVNRKPLGMAFVTFQNESITAIILKDFNACKCQGCHCRREPQSSPFSEKLQTHNWTVSYAPDPHNVYWEHLSLGGFSWWIRCLIINCVLFLLLFFLTTPAIIISTMDKFNVTKPVEYLNNPIITQFFPTLLLWSFSALLPTIVYYSAFFEAHWTRSGENRTTMHKCYTFLIFMVLLLPSLGLSSLDLFFRWLFDKRFLADAKVRFECVFLPDNGAFFVNYVIASAFIGNAMDLLRIPGLLMYMIRLCLARSAAERRNVKRHQAYEFQFGAAYAWMMCVFTVVMTYSITCPIIVPFGLMYMLLKHLADRYNMYYAYLPSKLDKKIHSGAVNQVVAAPILCLFWLLFFSTMRSGFSAAISMFTFIVLIITITVCLSHVCFGHFKYLSAHNYKIDTDELEVTENGRTECTTDSNKAAQMYIALVLQDRNSEEAGSGSGEDDGQGSSQDEEIINMENGLNEDFQSGEDSLIDNEVRH encoded by the exons ATGCAAGCCATGATATTAGGGATGGCCATCTTGGGGGCGCAGGCTTGTTCGGATTCGCAGACATGCACAACAACAACGACGCCACCCAATTCTTCCTCCAAAGAGTACTGCTACTCGGCAAGAATTCGCAGCACAGTGCTGCAGGGCTTACCCTTTGGTGGAGTACCGACTGTACTCGCCCTGGACTTTATGTGCTTTTTG GTCTTGCTATTTGTGTTCTCTTTCTTGAGAAAAGTAGCATGGGACTATGGACGCCTCGCTCTCGTGACTGACGTTGACAG GAGAATGGATCAGCGTTACAGTCGCCTGGATGAACGGGAATA CGTTTCCGCTGCAATGACGACAGAGGCACCTGAACGCTACGAGCGCCTCACCTCAGTTTCCAGTTCAGTGGACATAGATCAAAGAGACACG GGCTTCTGCTCCTGGCTTACCGCCATCTTCCGCATCAA GGACGATGAGATAAGGGAGAAATGTGGCGAGGATGCAGTACATTATTTGTCCTTCCAGCGCCACATCATCGGCCTACTCGTAGTGGTGGGGGTACTCTCTGTGGGCATTGTCTTGCCTGTAAACTTCTCTGGAAACCTACTTG AAAATAATGCTTATAGTTTTGGCAGAACTACAATAGGAAATCTGGATGCAGa TGATGCCCTTTTATGGCTGCACACCATATTTGCATTCCTCTACCTGCTACTGACGGTATACAGCATGAGACGACACACATCCAAGATGCATTACCGTGAGGATGACCTG GTAAAACGGACTTTATTTGTTAATGGAATCTCCAAATATGCGGAGGAGACAGACATAAAGCAACACTTTGA GCAGGCGTATGAAAACTGTGCCGTGCTGGAAGCCCGCATCTGTTACAATGTAGCCAGGCTGATGTATCTCAACTCTGAAAG GAAGAAGGCAGAACGCAGCAAGAAATTCTTCCTTGATCTGCAGGCCAAAGAGCACATAACCACCATGATAAACCCAAAGCCTTGTGGACATCTTTGCTGTTGCATCATCAAAGGTTGCGAACAG GAAGAAGCTGTTAGTTATTATACCAAGCTGGAAGCCCAATTAAAAGATGGCTACaggaaggagagagagaaggtCAACAGGAAACCTTTGGGAATGGCATTTGTAACCTTTCAAAACGAGTCCATAACTGCAAT AATCTTGAAGGACTTCAATGCCTGCAAATGTCAAGGCTGCCACTGTCGCAGAGAACCTCAGAGCTCTCCTTTCAGTGAGAAACTGCAGACACACAACTGGACTGTAAGCTACGCCCCTGATCCGCACAATGTCTACTG GGAACATTTATCGTTGGGAGGATTCTCGTGGTGGATCCGCTGCTTGATCATCAACTgtgtcctcttcctcctcctcttcttcctcactACGCCTGCCATCATTATCTCGACCATGGACAAGTTTAACGTTACCAAACCAGTGGAATACCTAAAC AATCCAATTATTACTCAGTTTTTCCCTACCCTCCTCCTGTGGTCCTTCTCTGCCTTACTTCCTACCATTGTCTACTACTCTGCCTTCTTCGAAGCCCACTGGACCCG GTCTGGAGAGAACAGAACTACTATGCATAAATGCTACACTTTCCTAATCTTTATGGTTCTTTTGCTGCCCTCGCTTGGTTTAAGCag TTTGGATCTTTTCTTCCGATGGCTTTTTGACAAACGATTCTTGGCAGACGCCAAAGTCAGATTTGA GTGTGTGTTCCTTCCCGACAATGGAGCCTTCTTTGTGAACTATGTTATTGCATCTGCGTTCATCGGTAATGCCATGGACCTGCTTAGGATCCCTGGTCTGCTCATGTACATGATCCGCCTTTGCCTAGCTCGATCTGCAGCTGAGCGGAGGAATGTCAAGAGG CATCAAGCCTACGAGTTCCAGTTTGGTGCGGCTTATGCTTGGATGATGTGTGTCTTCACAGTGGTTATGACTTACAGCATCACCTGCCCAATTATTGTCCCCTTCG GGCTGATGTACATGCTTCTCAAACACCTAGCAGACAGGTATAACATGTACTACGCCTACCTGCCTTCCAAACTGGACAAGAAGATTCATTCTGGAGCTGTCAACCAAGTCGTGGCTGCTCCAATTCTTTGTCTCTTCTGGCTTCTTTTCTTCTCCACTATGCGTTCTG GTTTTTCAGCTGCAATCTCCATGTTCACGTTCATAGTTTTGATCATCACAATTACTGTCTGCCTCTCTCATGTCTGCTTCGGACATTTCAAATATCTCAGTGCTCACAACTATAAG ATTGACACTGACGAATTGGAGGTGACTGAGAATGGGCGGACAGAGTGCACTACTGACTCCAACAAAGCAGCA cagATGTACATTGCTCTGGTTCTGCAAGATCGAAACTCGGAGGAGGCCGGATCAGGTAGCGGCGAGGACGACGGTCAGGGGTCGTCGCAGGACGAGGAAATAATCAATATGGAAAATGGCCTGAACGAGGACTTCCAGTCTGGGGAAGACAGCCTCATTGATAATGAAGTGCGACACTGA
- the LOC131108284 gene encoding zinc transporter ZIP9, translated as MDGGLSITLISVAMFVGCFLLGFIPLLFQLSQRSLHFVSILGAGFLCGTALAITIPEGVDLLQDAWTHGQASSSAANTNSTGTGPSPQVYMGLALTLGFTFMFMVAQLGSYFSMCGKTSPNSNAITATLGLVIHAAADGFALGAVVATGQVTVQIIVFFAVILHKAPAAFGLVAFLMHTGLEKKSIQGHLLAFSAAAPIVAIATYFILHASSASSENQLTATGVGMLFSAGTFLFVATVHVLPEVIIGSSSHGLADQQHSSSNLQQQQHQHQRHLGPQESLTLVLGVGLPLLLTLGLHND; from the exons ATGGACGGAGGGTTGAGCATTACTTTGATATCGGTCGCAATGTTTGTCGGTTGTTTCCTACTCGGATTCATCCCTCTTTTGTTTCAACTTTCACAG AGAAGCCTGCATTTTGTCTCCATCCTGGGTGCGGGCTTCCTGTGTGGGACAGCCCTTGCCATCACCATCCCTGAAGGAGTGGACCTGCTGCAAGACGCATGGACTCATGGGCAAG CTTCTTCCTCTGCTGCCAATACCAACTCCACAGGAACAGGCCCCTCACCTCAGGTGTACATGGGGTTGGCGTTAACGCTTGGCTTCACCTTCATGTTTATGGTGGCTCAACTCGGAAGTTACTTTTCCATGTGTG GAAAAACGTCTCCAAACAGTAACGCCATCACAGCCACATTAGGGCTGGTGATCCACGCAGCAG CTGATGGATTCGCTCTGGGTGCAGTGGTGGCCACGGGCCAGGTGACTGTGCAAATCATTGTGTTTTTTGCTGTGATTCTACACAAG GCCCCTGCAGCTTTTGGTTTGGTTGCCTTCCTGATGCATACAGGCCTGGAAAAGAAGTCCATCCAGGGACATTTGTTGGCCTTTTCTGCTGCCGCACCGATAGTTGCCATCGCCACATACTTCATACTGCACGCG TCTTCTGCATCCTCTGAAAACCAGCTCACTGCAACCGGCGTGGGAATGCTCTTTTCTGCTGGGACTTTCCTCTTTGTGGCCACAGTACACGTTCTGCCTGAGGTTATCATCGGCAGCAGTAGTCACGGTTTAGCAGACCAACAACACTCCAGCAGTaacctccagcagcagcagcaccagcaccAGCGCCACCTAGGCCCCCAGGAGAGCCTCACTCTTGTTCTCGGGGTGGGTCTTCCTCTGCTGCTTACGCTGGGACTTCATAATGACTGA